A single genomic interval of Saccharospirillum mangrovi harbors:
- a CDS encoding ABC transporter ATP-binding protein, with translation MLQLIQLTIPGLNPLTLELTPGQILGVSGPSGCGKSRLLRALADLDTHQGEVRLNDQPQSAFAAHDWRRQVMLVPAESQWWFDSVAEHFPQQRVHDWQALGFASDPTDWSVDRLSTGEKQRLALLRALAYQPRVLLLDEPTANLDEGSRSLVENWLVSLIRREQKIAIWVGHDTAQLQRVADQRLSFGRSAEAVSV, from the coding sequence ATGTTGCAACTGATTCAACTGACCATCCCCGGACTCAACCCACTCACCCTTGAACTCACACCCGGCCAGATTCTCGGTGTGTCTGGTCCCTCGGGCTGCGGTAAATCGCGCTTGCTGCGCGCCCTGGCCGACCTGGATACGCACCAGGGCGAGGTGCGTTTGAACGATCAACCGCAATCGGCCTTTGCCGCGCACGACTGGCGCCGCCAGGTGATGTTGGTGCCGGCGGAAAGTCAGTGGTGGTTCGATTCGGTGGCTGAGCATTTTCCGCAACAAAGAGTGCACGACTGGCAAGCGTTGGGGTTTGCGTCGGACCCCACCGACTGGTCGGTCGATCGGTTATCTACCGGCGAAAAGCAGCGTCTGGCGTTGTTGCGGGCACTGGCGTATCAGCCGCGCGTTTTGTTGCTCGATGAACCGACCGCCAACCTCGACGAAGGCAGTCGCTCTCTGGTGGAAAACTGGCTGGTAAGCCTGATTCGCCGTGAGCAGAAAATCGCCATCTGGGTCGGGCACGATACCGCGCAATTACAGCGAGTGGCGGATCAACGCCTGTCGTTCGGCCGTTCGGCTGAGGCGGTAAGCGTATGA
- a CDS encoding ABC transporter permease yields MNVIDLSVWQLCLVAALLLVLAATLWAARLGVSGSLVVAALRTAVQLSLIGLVLEALFAVGALLWVALLALGMLVIAGREVWVRQSRPLTGGWGFGIGTLSMFISAFSVTILMLAVVIRPDPWYQPQYAIPLLGMLLGNTMNSVTLALDRLTESAWRQRAVIEARLMLGEKAPQALSDIRRAAVRSGLIPVINAMAAAGVVSVPGMMTGQILAGSAPSLAVKYQIMIMFGITLGSGFGTLFAVNLASRRLFDARQRLRLDRLRSSRG; encoded by the coding sequence ATGAACGTTATCGATTTGAGCGTCTGGCAACTGTGTCTGGTAGCGGCTTTATTACTGGTGTTGGCGGCCACCCTGTGGGCGGCGCGTTTGGGGGTGAGTGGCAGTCTGGTGGTGGCAGCGTTGCGCACGGCGGTGCAGTTGTCGCTGATTGGTTTGGTGCTGGAGGCGTTGTTCGCGGTCGGTGCGTTGCTGTGGGTGGCGTTGCTGGCTCTGGGCATGTTGGTGATTGCCGGGCGTGAAGTCTGGGTGCGGCAATCGCGACCGCTCACAGGCGGTTGGGGGTTCGGCATCGGTACGCTGTCGATGTTCATTTCGGCGTTCAGCGTGACTATTTTGATGCTGGCCGTCGTGATTCGCCCCGACCCCTGGTACCAGCCGCAATACGCCATTCCGCTGCTGGGCATGTTGCTCGGCAATACCATGAATTCAGTGACCCTGGCGCTGGACCGTCTGACCGAGTCGGCCTGGCGGCAACGCGCTGTGATCGAAGCGCGCTTGATGCTAGGCGAAAAGGCACCACAGGCGCTGAGCGACATTCGCCGGGCTGCGGTGCGTTCGGGGCTGATTCCGGTCATCAATGCCATGGCCGCTGCCGGTGTGGTGAGCGTGCCGGGCATGATGACTGGTCAGATTCTCGCCGGCAGCGCGCCGTCGCTGGCGGTGAAATACCAGATCATGATTATGTTTGGCATCACCCTGGGTTCCGGCTTCGGGACGCTGTTTGCGGTGAATCTGGCCAGTCGGCGGTTGTTTGATGCCCGTCAGCGCCTGCGCCTGGACCGGTTACGGTCCAGCCGGGGTTAA